Proteins encoded by one window of Ulvibacter sp. MAR_2010_11:
- a CDS encoding MG2 domain-containing protein codes for MKNLHRFLAITLILLISSCSDKNEPSKTDNLFKFKEYISYNTYGNQSIATPIRIELSKPLEQFEITQEIPSEYIKISPRTEGKLTIENGRTLIFQPSEYLKPDTEYTVTVKLEKLYEDIEKEFKNYTFSFKTITPNFKFDLGNLQSYSKKWQYVDGVLETADLIPLEKAKQLMEVVQNKKKVAVKWTSDKGYAKFFNFTIDSIQRAIDDSEIEIRWDGKPIKSKTKGTNNFKIPGQNNFSIVNLKSTLSPQASLSINFSDPLKEDQNFAGLVSIENTTDLRFEVDGNVLHVYPPNRVIGNVRVTVFDGIKNTEGFGLKKEFSELVSFEQLKPAIRLISSGTILPEAASTPIYFEAVNLTAVDVRVIKIFENNILQFLQDADFNDPNYYDIRKVGRRIAKKTINLQENAIGDNGLWKAYAINLSEFFKADSGALYRIELSFKQEYSTYDCASAGTTSNNNEEEEYEEDYYYEEDYSSQATGDEDEREERYWDNEIYRWRNYTYNWRQQDNPCHEAYYGEDRVVSTNVLGSDLGLIVKKGTNRTYHFAATNLLTTKPESGVKIKLFNYQQQLVGSATTEIDGLTFIDSDKTAAFAIAQRGKNYAYVKLADGNALSLSNFDISGQQLQRGLKGFIYTERGVHRPGDSIHLTFVLDDVDNPIPKNHPVKLEVTDARGKLVQRTILNTTNTTPPNTQGIAKAGGGFYYFPIKTEASAPTGNWNATISVGGASFSKNLKVATIKPNRLKIKLDFEDEILDASKPVKGTATGSWLHGAPARNLKIEMTATLRTTNTAFDKFKNYNFNDPIRTFDEVEIPVVNTTLSAEGIASFSENFEISKKAPGMLKATFLTKVFEGGGDFSIDVFSKNVAPYSHFVGLRSPEAHRYGSYFTDENTVFDVATVDTQGNASGNREVEVKVFRIEWRWWWNRSYDNLSRYESSTVHRPVKEFNLTTNASGKANFTVNIPEGDGGRYLIRVIDKQSGHATGRIAYFYKNWWKAPMDGDAESAKMLVFSADKEKYNVGDEAVISFPSGSEGRALLSVENGTEVLMTKWLETKKGETKATLKITKEMTPNVYVNISLLQPHEQTKNDLPIRLYGVIPMLVEDPSTVLHPKLEMPSVLKPEEKFTVKVSEANNKVMTYTIAVVDEGLLDLTRFETPKIHEAFYTREALGVKTFDVFDYVIGAYSGSVNNIYAIGGGDEAAGAKNRKADRFKPVVKYLGPFELKAGSKASHQITMPNYVGSVRTMLITGTTSKSAYGKTEQTTPVRKPLMVLASLPRKLSPGEKVTLPVTVFAMEKKVKNATVSVKVGDGLRPVNGVSKSISFTEPGEQIVNFEFEVLPSSSIQTVEVKASGNGETASYKVEIDVENPNPITQRTVQYTLSENGNETINFETFGVAGSNGALLEFSTLPPMDFGKRMEYLIQYPHGCVEQTTSAAFPQLFLAEVFDITFDKKKEIQTNVEAAIRKLGTFQNTAGGMSYWPGEGESDPWSTNYVGHFMLEAKQKGYALPITFLSNWLRYQQNTARQWQNNDTRYNSSLEQAYRLYTLALAGQPELAAMNRLRESKNVSNDAKWRLAAAYALAGKKNVAAQIAQTANIDFKPQRYDYYTYGSPFRNRAMALETMVLLEDSKQRETAVSLAKSLSSQQWYSTQETSYALLAMAKMITKNGGKDMELSFTQNGKSTTVKTDRAVAQRDIAIAMGENSVTVSNKKGNVVYVTLVQKGKLPLGDELAEQRNLSIKAEYLDGDGKAMDVSKLRQGTEIIAKVLVTNTSNDYIDNVALTKIFPSGWEIVNTSFTELGGGADGSARYTDIRDDRVNFYFDVQAKKSKTFTVKLNASYLGTYYLPGTQVEAMYDNTYYARNKGIWVVVEK; via the coding sequence ATGAAAAACCTGCACCGTTTTCTCGCCATCACGCTTATCCTCCTTATTTCTTCATGTAGTGACAAAAATGAACCTTCAAAAACCGACAACTTATTTAAATTTAAAGAATATATTAGTTACAATACCTACGGAAATCAGTCGATCGCAACTCCTATTCGTATTGAACTATCCAAACCTCTGGAGCAGTTCGAAATCACTCAGGAAATTCCTTCAGAATACATAAAAATTTCGCCCAGGACCGAAGGGAAATTAACCATAGAGAATGGTCGCACCCTTATTTTTCAGCCTTCAGAATACCTGAAGCCCGACACCGAATATACCGTGACAGTAAAACTCGAAAAGCTCTACGAAGACATCGAAAAAGAATTCAAAAACTACACCTTCAGCTTTAAAACCATCACCCCGAATTTTAAGTTCGATCTGGGAAATTTGCAATCTTATAGCAAAAAATGGCAATACGTAGACGGCGTTTTGGAAACTGCCGATTTAATTCCACTGGAAAAGGCGAAACAACTTATGGAAGTGGTTCAGAATAAAAAGAAAGTAGCTGTAAAATGGACATCCGATAAAGGCTATGCAAAATTTTTCAACTTTACCATAGACAGTATTCAGCGTGCTATCGACGATTCCGAGATTGAAATTCGCTGGGATGGAAAACCCATCAAAAGCAAAACAAAAGGAACTAACAATTTTAAAATTCCGGGGCAAAATAACTTCTCGATCGTAAATTTAAAAAGCACCTTATCGCCGCAGGCATCGTTGTCCATCAACTTTTCGGACCCCCTTAAAGAAGATCAGAATTTTGCCGGATTAGTCTCCATTGAAAACACCACCGATCTTCGTTTTGAGGTCGATGGCAATGTGCTGCATGTGTATCCTCCAAACAGAGTGATTGGAAACGTTCGGGTAACCGTTTTCGACGGAATTAAAAATACCGAAGGCTTTGGATTAAAGAAGGAATTTTCGGAATTGGTCTCTTTTGAACAATTAAAACCTGCCATCCGACTTATTTCCAGCGGAACAATTTTACCTGAAGCTGCCTCGACTCCCATCTATTTTGAAGCCGTAAATCTTACTGCTGTCGATGTGCGTGTGATTAAGATTTTCGAAAATAACATACTTCAGTTTTTGCAGGATGCCGATTTTAACGATCCCAATTATTACGACATCCGAAAAGTAGGGCGTCGTATCGCAAAAAAAACAATCAATTTACAGGAAAATGCCATAGGCGATAACGGCCTGTGGAAAGCCTATGCCATTAATTTATCCGAATTTTTCAAGGCAGATTCCGGAGCTCTTTACCGAATTGAACTCAGTTTTAAACAAGAATACAGCACTTACGATTGTGCTTCGGCCGGCACTACTTCAAACAATAATGAAGAGGAGGAATACGAAGAAGATTATTATTATGAAGAAGATTACAGTAGTCAAGCCACCGGTGACGAAGACGAACGAGAAGAACGCTACTGGGACAACGAAATTTACAGATGGCGAAATTACACTTACAACTGGCGGCAACAAGACAATCCTTGCCATGAAGCCTATTACGGTGAAGATCGTGTGGTAAGCACCAACGTTTTGGGGAGTGATTTAGGACTCATTGTTAAAAAAGGAACCAATCGCACTTACCATTTTGCAGCGACAAATTTATTGACCACCAAGCCGGAAAGCGGTGTGAAAATAAAACTCTTTAACTATCAGCAACAACTTGTGGGCTCTGCCACCACCGAAATCGACGGACTAACATTTATTGACAGTGACAAAACCGCCGCCTTTGCCATTGCGCAACGGGGAAAGAATTACGCCTATGTAAAATTAGCCGATGGGAATGCTCTTTCATTGAGCAATTTCGATATTTCAGGGCAACAATTGCAAAGAGGTTTAAAAGGATTTATATATACCGAAAGAGGCGTACATCGCCCGGGAGATAGTATTCACCTTACCTTCGTCCTAGACGATGTCGACAACCCGATTCCTAAAAACCATCCCGTAAAACTGGAAGTCACAGATGCGAGAGGAAAACTTGTACAACGTACCATTCTAAATACAACCAATACCACTCCACCAAACACGCAAGGTATCGCCAAGGCAGGTGGTGGCTTCTATTATTTTCCTATCAAAACAGAAGCTTCGGCACCTACAGGGAATTGGAATGCAACTATTAGTGTAGGAGGCGCCTCCTTCAGTAAAAATTTAAAAGTGGCGACTATAAAGCCCAACCGACTTAAAATTAAGCTGGATTTTGAAGACGAGATTCTGGATGCAAGTAAGCCTGTAAAAGGGACTGCGACAGGCTCTTGGTTGCATGGAGCGCCGGCTCGCAATTTAAAGATTGAAATGACCGCAACGTTGCGCACCACCAATACGGCCTTCGATAAATTTAAAAATTACAATTTTAATGACCCTATAAGAACCTTCGATGAGGTTGAAATACCAGTGGTAAATACAACTCTTTCTGCGGAAGGAATTGCATCTTTTTCTGAAAATTTTGAAATAAGCAAGAAGGCTCCCGGAATGCTGAAAGCTACTTTTTTAACCAAGGTATTTGAAGGTGGTGGCGATTTTTCCATAGATGTATTTTCAAAAAATGTTGCGCCTTACAGTCACTTTGTGGGGTTACGCTCGCCCGAAGCACATCGATACGGTTCCTATTTCACCGATGAGAATACGGTTTTTGATGTCGCAACCGTCGATACACAAGGAAATGCCAGCGGAAATCGGGAAGTGGAAGTAAAAGTGTTTCGCATTGAGTGGCGCTGGTGGTGGAATAGAAGTTACGACAACCTTTCCCGCTATGAAAGCTCCACCGTTCATCGTCCTGTAAAGGAATTTAATCTCACCACAAACGCTTCAGGGAAAGCAAATTTCACAGTCAATATTCCTGAAGGCGATGGAGGAAGATACTTGATTCGGGTAATCGACAAACAATCCGGACATGCAACCGGGCGTATTGCCTATTTCTACAAAAACTGGTGGAAGGCTCCAATGGACGGCGATGCTGAAAGTGCTAAAATGCTGGTCTTTTCGGCTGACAAAGAAAAGTATAACGTTGGCGATGAAGCCGTCATTAGCTTCCCGTCAGGAAGTGAGGGACGTGCGCTGCTGAGTGTTGAAAACGGAACGGAAGTGCTCATGACAAAATGGTTGGAAACCAAAAAGGGAGAAACAAAAGCTACGCTGAAAATAACGAAGGAGATGACACCCAATGTGTATGTAAACATTTCATTATTGCAACCCCATGAGCAGACAAAGAACGACCTTCCTATTCGTTTGTATGGTGTAATTCCCATGCTGGTTGAAGATCCAAGTACAGTTCTACACCCCAAGTTGGAAATGCCTTCTGTCTTGAAACCGGAAGAAAAATTTACTGTAAAAGTTTCCGAAGCAAATAACAAAGTGATGACCTATACCATTGCGGTGGTCGATGAAGGGCTTTTAGATCTCACTCGTTTTGAAACCCCAAAAATTCATGAGGCATTTTATACCCGGGAAGCCCTGGGAGTAAAAACCTTCGATGTGTTTGACTATGTAATCGGAGCCTATTCGGGAAGTGTTAATAATATCTACGCTATTGGAGGAGGTGATGAAGCCGCCGGCGCTAAAAATAGAAAAGCAGATCGTTTCAAGCCTGTTGTTAAGTATTTAGGGCCATTCGAGTTAAAAGCAGGAAGTAAAGCATCGCACCAAATTACCATGCCTAATTATGTGGGGTCGGTACGTACCATGCTGATCACAGGAACTACTTCAAAAAGCGCCTATGGAAAAACCGAACAAACCACTCCGGTGCGTAAGCCCTTGATGGTATTGGCATCACTGCCTCGAAAACTATCTCCTGGCGAAAAAGTGACATTGCCGGTTACCGTTTTTGCCATGGAGAAAAAGGTGAAAAACGCTACTGTTTCGGTAAAGGTTGGAGATGGCTTGCGCCCCGTAAACGGAGTTTCAAAAAGTATTTCTTTTACCGAACCGGGAGAGCAGATCGTGAATTTCGAATTTGAAGTGCTTCCCTCATCCAGCATTCAAACCGTGGAGGTAAAAGCCTCGGGCAATGGTGAAACTGCTTCCTATAAAGTAGAAATCGACGTTGAAAATCCGAATCCGATAACCCAAAGAACGGTTCAGTATACGCTTTCAGAAAATGGCAATGAGACCATCAATTTTGAAACTTTCGGCGTAGCGGGAAGTAATGGAGCCTTATTAGAATTTTCTACGCTACCACCTATGGATTTCGGAAAACGCATGGAATATCTTATTCAGTATCCGCATGGCTGTGTTGAACAAACAACTTCGGCGGCATTTCCACAGTTATTCCTGGCGGAAGTATTCGACATTACCTTTGACAAGAAAAAAGAAATACAAACAAACGTTGAGGCTGCTATCCGAAAATTAGGGACTTTTCAAAACACTGCCGGCGGCATGAGTTATTGGCCGGGCGAAGGGGAGTCCGATCCATGGAGCACCAATTACGTGGGACATTTTATGCTGGAAGCCAAACAGAAGGGATATGCCCTCCCAATTACTTTCCTTAGCAATTGGTTACGCTACCAGCAAAATACAGCACGACAATGGCAAAACAACGATACCAGATATAATTCGAGCTTAGAACAGGCATACCGATTGTATACGCTCGCCTTAGCCGGACAGCCTGAACTGGCAGCCATGAACAGATTGCGGGAATCGAAAAACGTTAGCAATGACGCCAAATGGCGTTTAGCAGCGGCCTATGCTTTGGCAGGGAAAAAGAATGTGGCAGCGCAAATTGCACAAACTGCAAACATAGATTTTAAACCCCAACGCTATGATTATTACACCTATGGTTCTCCTTTTAGAAACAGGGCCATGGCCTTAGAAACCATGGTGCTCTTGGAAGATTCGAAACAGCGAGAAACCGCAGTTTCACTGGCAAAATCACTGTCATCACAACAATGGTACAGCACTCAGGAAACTTCATACGCCCTGCTTGCCATGGCTAAAATGATTACTAAAAATGGCGGGAAAGATATGGAGCTTTCATTTACGCAAAATGGCAAATCAACAACCGTTAAAACAGATAGAGCAGTCGCTCAACGGGATATTGCCATCGCGATGGGAGAAAATTCGGTCACAGTTTCTAATAAAAAAGGAAATGTGGTGTACGTTACACTGGTACAAAAAGGGAAATTACCACTGGGTGATGAGTTGGCGGAACAGCGAAACCTCAGCATAAAAGCTGAATATCTGGACGGTGACGGAAAGGCGATGGATGTCTCCAAACTTCGGCAAGGAACCGAAATAATTGCCAAGGTTTTGGTTACCAATACCTCGAATGATTATATAGACAATGTTGCACTCACAAAAATTTTCCCGAGCGGCTGGGAAATTGTAAACACAAGTTTTACCGAATTAGGAGGCGGAGCAGATGGCAGTGCTCGCTATACCGACATTAGAGATGACCGCGTCAATTTCTATTTCGATGTACAGGCGAAAAAATCTAAAACCTTTACGGTAAAATTGAACGCGTCCTATTTGGGAACCTATTATTTACCCGGAACTCAGGTAGAAGCCATGTACGACAATACCTATTACGCCCGAAACAAAGGAATCTGGGTGGTTGTAGAAAAATAA
- a CDS encoding antibiotic biosynthesis monooxygenase, producing MNTPYYAVIFTSLQTPDTAGYSAMAEAMEKLAEKQPGYLGLEHARSELGITISYWENLEAISNWKANLDHLEAQKLGKTKWYQWYKIRICKVEREYEFEKF from the coding sequence ATGAATACCCCTTATTACGCAGTAATTTTCACCTCCCTTCAAACTCCGGATACCGCCGGATATTCGGCAATGGCAGAAGCAATGGAAAAACTGGCTGAAAAGCAACCTGGTTATTTAGGACTTGAACACGCCCGAAGCGAATTGGGTATCACCATCAGTTATTGGGAAAATTTGGAGGCTATTTCAAATTGGAAGGCTAACCTAGACCACCTGGAGGCTCAAAAATTGGGAAAGACTAAATGGTACCAATGGTATAAAATAAGAATCTGCAAAGTCGAGCGGGAATATGAATTTGAGAAATTCTAG
- a CDS encoding isoaspartyl peptidase/L-asparaginase family protein, with translation MTKILTLFALISLVLGCENPQKTSEKTSKSDQSEIKNAENAENFGIVIHGGAGTILKENMSDSLEAAYKAKLEEAIRVGHEILKNGGTAMEAVTKTINVMEDSPLFNAGKGAVFTHEGTNELDASVMDGATLNAGAVAGVTRIKNPIDLALSVMNDSPHVMLSGKGAETFAIEKGFQLVDPSYFFTESRFQSLQRILEKEKTEAVKDNKSAFADPFIKDSKFGTVGCAALDKNGNLAAGTSTGGMTNKRWNRIGDAPIIGAGTYANNATCAVSSTGWGEFFIRAMVAHDISALMEYKGLSLQEAAKEVIQKKVPALGGDGGIVSIDKDGNVAMEFNTAGMYRAHMNSDGELIIGIYKD, from the coding sequence ATGACTAAAATTTTAACACTTTTTGCCCTGATCTCGTTGGTTTTGGGGTGTGAAAATCCACAAAAAACCTCCGAAAAAACTTCAAAATCGGACCAATCTGAAATAAAAAATGCAGAAAATGCAGAAAATTTCGGAATTGTAATTCACGGGGGTGCCGGAACAATTCTGAAAGAAAATATGAGCGATTCGCTTGAAGCTGCTTATAAAGCCAAGCTGGAAGAAGCAATAAGAGTAGGGCACGAAATATTGAAAAATGGAGGTACTGCTATGGAAGCAGTTACAAAAACCATCAATGTGATGGAGGATTCCCCGTTGTTCAACGCAGGAAAAGGAGCGGTCTTTACACACGAAGGCACCAACGAACTGGACGCTTCGGTCATGGATGGTGCTACCTTAAATGCCGGTGCGGTTGCAGGAGTTACTCGGATTAAGAACCCAATTGATCTCGCTCTTTCTGTAATGAACGATTCACCTCATGTGATGCTAAGCGGTAAGGGCGCCGAAACATTTGCTATAGAAAAAGGTTTCCAATTGGTAGATCCCTCCTATTTCTTTACTGAAAGCAGATTTCAATCGCTACAACGCATTCTGGAAAAAGAAAAAACGGAAGCCGTAAAAGACAATAAGTCGGCTTTTGCCGATCCGTTTATAAAAGATTCAAAATTCGGAACCGTGGGATGTGCTGCCTTGGACAAGAACGGCAATCTGGCGGCCGGAACATCTACCGGTGGGATGACCAACAAACGATGGAATCGTATTGGCGACGCGCCCATTATAGGCGCCGGCACCTATGCAAACAATGCAACTTGTGCAGTATCTTCGACAGGCTGGGGAGAATTTTTCATCCGAGCCATGGTGGCGCACGATATTTCAGCATTGATGGAATACAAAGGACTTAGCTTGCAGGAGGCTGCAAAAGAAGTGATTCAGAAAAAAGTACCTGCCTTGGGTGGCGATGGCGGAATTGTTTCTATAGATAAAGATGGTAATGTCGCAATGGAATTCAATACGGCCGGAATGTACCGGGCCCATATGAACTCCGATGGCGAATTGATAATTGGGATTTATAAAGACTGA
- a CDS encoding CAP domain-containing protein — protein sequence MNLLRTGLLAMALMSLVTSCQKDEGVAPETANYTIDLNLAQETDWQMANEILVLVNEHRASIGLSAIAKDQQYASAYAVDHTQYMIDLKKISHDNFGIRSQALKQRGAEVVAENVAFGYATAEAVVTAWLHSDGHKGIIEGNYTHSGFGIMKSPEGTYYFTQLFYRK from the coding sequence ATGAACCTACTTAGAACCGGCCTATTGGCCATGGCCTTGATGAGCCTCGTTACCTCCTGTCAAAAAGACGAAGGAGTTGCTCCGGAAACAGCAAATTACACAATTGATCTTAATCTTGCTCAGGAAACCGATTGGCAAATGGCCAATGAAATTCTGGTGCTTGTCAATGAGCACAGAGCTTCAATAGGGCTTTCAGCAATCGCAAAAGATCAACAATATGCTTCAGCATACGCAGTAGATCACACACAGTATATGATTGATCTTAAAAAAATAAGTCATGACAATTTTGGAATTCGTTCTCAAGCTTTAAAGCAAAGAGGAGCCGAAGTAGTTGCCGAAAATGTCGCATTTGGTTATGCTACAGCCGAAGCGGTTGTTACTGCTTGGTTACATAGTGATGGCCATAAAGGAATTATAGAAGGTAATTATACGCATTCAGGCTTTGGAATTATGAAAAGCCCCGAGGGTACTTATTACTTTACGCAACTATTCTATAGAAAGTAA
- a CDS encoding 3-hydroxyanthranilate 3,4-dioxygenase, protein MAIQEPFNLNKWVEQNRDLLKPPVGNKNLYKDAGDYIVMIVAGPNARKDYHYNETEELFYQLEGEIEVHVQDEGKKRTIKLGPGDMYLHPAKVPHSPVRKDNSIGLVVELKRAASGAKDGLLWFCDNCNNKLYEVYFPLEDIERDFLKHFKIFYGSKEHRTCNKCGTVMEADPRFTADS, encoded by the coding sequence ATGGCTATTCAGGAACCTTTCAACTTAAACAAGTGGGTAGAACAAAATCGCGACTTGTTAAAACCTCCGGTGGGAAATAAAAATCTGTATAAAGATGCAGGTGATTATATTGTGATGATCGTGGCCGGTCCTAACGCCCGAAAGGATTATCACTACAACGAAACCGAAGAATTATTCTACCAATTGGAAGGTGAAATAGAAGTTCACGTACAAGACGAAGGGAAAAAACGAACCATAAAATTGGGTCCGGGCGACATGTATTTACATCCTGCAAAAGTTCCGCATTCGCCGGTGCGTAAGGACAATTCAATAGGATTGGTTGTCGAATTGAAGCGTGCTGCTTCGGGAGCCAAAGACGGTCTCCTGTGGTTTTGCGACAATTGCAACAACAAATTGTACGAGGTGTATTTTCCACTGGAAGACATCGAAAGGGATTTCCTGAAACATTTCAAAATTTTCTACGGAAGCAAAGAGCATCGTACTTGCAATAAGTGCGGCACTGTAATGGAAGCTGATCCGCGGTTTACGGCCGACTCATAA
- a CDS encoding aldehyde dehydrogenase family protein yields the protein MSTVATSFGIEEALQQLGIKDLNQGTSTGNDWFSNGPEIASYSPVDGKLIGKVTTTSKEDYEKVMQKATSAFKSWRVTPAPLRGEVVRQFGDELRRLKEPLGKLVSYEMGKSYQEGLGEVQEMIDICDFAVGLSRQLHGLTMHSERPGHRMYEQYHPLGVVGIISAFNFPVAVWAWNTALAWICGDVCVWKPSEKAPLCGVACQKIAAKVFADNNLPEGISCLVNGDYKVGEYMTTDKRVPLISATGSTRMGKIVGRTVGERLGKSLLELGGNNAIIVTPDADIKMTVIGAVFGAVGTAGQRCTSTRRLIIHESIYDKVKEAVVSAYGQLRIGNPLDENNHVGPLIDKDAVRMYESALEKVVAEGGNIVVEGGVLSGEGYESGCYVKPAIAEAKNSFEIVQHETFAPVLYLLKYSGTVEDALELQNGVNQGLSSAIMTNNLREAERFLSVAGSDCGIANVNIGTSGAEIGGAFGGEKETGGGRESGSDAWKVYMRRQTNTINYTTELPLAQGIKFDL from the coding sequence ATGTCAACTGTAGCAACATCCTTTGGGATCGAAGAAGCACTTCAACAACTGGGAATCAAAGACCTTAATCAAGGAACTTCCACCGGAAACGATTGGTTTTCCAACGGTCCCGAAATCGCTTCCTATTCTCCCGTAGATGGAAAATTAATAGGAAAAGTAACCACCACTTCAAAAGAAGATTACGAAAAAGTAATGCAGAAGGCAACTTCCGCTTTTAAGAGCTGGAGAGTAACACCAGCCCCACTTCGCGGGGAAGTAGTGCGTCAATTCGGAGATGAATTAAGAAGATTAAAAGAACCTCTTGGAAAATTGGTTTCTTACGAAATGGGAAAAAGTTACCAGGAAGGCCTGGGAGAAGTTCAGGAAATGATCGATATCTGTGATTTTGCAGTGGGTCTTTCCAGACAATTGCACGGTTTGACCATGCACTCAGAGCGTCCCGGCCATAGAATGTATGAACAATATCACCCTTTAGGAGTGGTTGGAATTATTTCGGCGTTTAATTTTCCGGTAGCCGTTTGGGCATGGAATACTGCCTTGGCCTGGATTTGTGGCGATGTATGTGTTTGGAAGCCTTCTGAGAAAGCTCCATTATGCGGAGTTGCTTGTCAGAAAATTGCTGCCAAAGTATTTGCAGACAACAATCTCCCCGAAGGTATTTCCTGTTTGGTAAACGGTGATTATAAGGTAGGAGAATATATGACTACCGACAAGCGTGTTCCCTTAATTTCAGCAACAGGATCTACTCGTATGGGTAAGATTGTGGGAAGAACTGTAGGAGAACGTTTGGGGAAATCCTTATTGGAATTGGGTGGAAACAATGCCATCATTGTAACTCCCGATGCCGATATAAAAATGACCGTTATTGGCGCTGTTTTTGGAGCGGTGGGAACTGCCGGACAGCGTTGTACCTCAACTCGTCGATTGATTATTCACGAAAGTATTTACGATAAGGTAAAGGAAGCGGTTGTTTCAGCCTATGGTCAGTTGCGAATTGGGAATCCCTTAGACGAAAACAATCACGTTGGACCGCTTATCGATAAGGATGCGGTACGTATGTATGAAAGTGCCTTGGAAAAAGTGGTTGCCGAAGGCGGAAATATCGTCGTTGAAGGCGGTGTGTTGAGCGGTGAAGGTTATGAAAGCGGATGTTATGTGAAACCTGCGATTGCTGAAGCAAAAAACAGCTTCGAAATTGTACAACACGAAACCTTTGCCCCGGTGCTTTATTTGCTGAAATACAGCGGAACGGTTGAAGACGCCTTGGAACTTCAAAACGGGGTAAATCAAGGTTTATCTTCTGCAATTATGACGAATAATCTACGCGAAGCCGAACGATTCTTATCGGTTGCGGGAAGCGACTGTGGAATCGCAAACGTAAATATTGGAACTTCAGGTGCCGAAATTGGAGGCGCTTTTGGAGGAGAAAAAGAAACCGGCGGCGGACGCGAAAGCGGAAGTGATGCCTGGAAAGTATATATGAGAAGACAAACAAATACAATAAACTATACGACCGAGTTGCCTTTGGCACAAGGAATCAAGTTTGATTTGTAG
- a CDS encoding metallophosphoesterase family protein, which produces MRTLVVGDIHGGLRALQQVLGRVNYTREDTFIFVGDYVDGWGESSETISFLINFSEKYHCIFLRGNHEELLYPFLKEKINNPMWLAHGGAATKESYATLSEAAIEKHIQFLEGLENYYIDSENRLFVHAGFTNMHGPQHEYFPNLVYWDRTLWEMVCSMDSDLSYNEETYPQRLKLFHEIVIGHTPVTRIGKTTPANFANVWNVDTGAAFKGPLTIMDVDTKEFWQSDPVWKLYPEEQGRN; this is translated from the coding sequence ATGAGAACACTGGTAGTTGGTGACATACACGGCGGATTAAGAGCTTTACAGCAGGTTTTGGGACGGGTAAATTACACCCGGGAAGATACCTTTATCTTCGTAGGTGATTATGTAGATGGTTGGGGTGAATCTTCGGAAACCATTTCGTTTTTGATAAATTTTTCTGAAAAATACCACTGCATCTTTCTACGTGGAAATCATGAGGAATTATTGTATCCCTTTCTGAAGGAAAAGATTAACAATCCAATGTGGCTTGCTCATGGTGGCGCAGCAACCAAGGAGAGCTATGCAACTCTTTCTGAAGCAGCAATCGAAAAACACATACAGTTTCTGGAAGGACTTGAAAATTATTATATCGATTCCGAAAACCGATTGTTTGTGCACGCCGGGTTTACCAATATGCACGGACCTCAGCACGAATACTTTCCCAATCTGGTGTATTGGGACCGGACACTTTGGGAAATGGTGTGTTCAATGGACAGCGATCTTTCATACAATGAGGAAACCTATCCACAGCGTTTAAAGCTTTTTCATGAAATAGTTATAGGGCATACTCCGGTTACCAGAATTGGAAAAACCACGCCCGCTAATTTTGCAAACGTTTGGAATGTAGATACCGGAGCTGCGTTTAAAGGACCCCTCACCATTATGGATGTGGACACCAAAGAATTTTGGCAAAGCGATCCGGTTTGGAAATTATACCCCGAAGAGCAGGGAAGAAATTAA